In Roseofilum capinflatum BLCC-M114, a single genomic region encodes these proteins:
- a CDS encoding 4Fe-4S binding protein: protein MLQNVPEKQMRRVRSLLAIAWLLLIASLIYDPISPLLTHPDTHWSLLRLDPRVFDPQHCHEVMTVQGQCLIERPYAIATRLFWGVIIGAVICIVFLFGHESWRRICPLSFFSQLPRLWGIQRQKQTTNPRTGKIRLEVVKIDPNSWLGRHHLLFQLGFLFVGLCLRMLFLDSHRLLLAAFLSATILASILVGYLFAGKTWCQYICPMGPVELFYTGPRALWGSPAHEKTTSKITQSMCRTMDETGKEKSACVACKSACFDIDAERSYWDSLKDSERKFFHYGYVGLVVAFYLYYIFYAGDLDYFYSGSWTHDPEQVQRLFTPGFYLFNLAIPIPRLIAVPLTFAVFALASYAILCRLEKAYKAYCLRRDREFSAEKVRHHVFSVATFVTFNFLFAVGTHSTLELLPEYVEWGLQALVPLLSAGWLYRTWNRSLSLYHKESVASSLRRQLSKLKINFPEFLEGRSLEDLKAQEVYVLAKVLPGFSQESKVQVYQGILREMLEQKMTNSEQSLELLTRVRVSLGIEEEVHFRLLSENLTNNSDGALCGNMIDL, encoded by the coding sequence ATGTTACAGAATGTTCCTGAGAAACAGATGAGAAGGGTGCGATCGCTGCTGGCGATCGCCTGGTTGCTGTTAATAGCGTCCCTGATCTATGACCCCATTTCCCCCCTCTTAACCCATCCCGATACCCACTGGAGCTTACTGCGTCTCGATCCGAGGGTATTCGATCCGCAACACTGTCATGAGGTGATGACGGTGCAAGGACAGTGTTTAATTGAGCGTCCCTATGCGATCGCCACCCGACTCTTTTGGGGAGTCATTATCGGTGCAGTCATCTGTATCGTTTTTCTCTTCGGTCATGAAAGTTGGCGCAGAATTTGCCCCCTCTCCTTCTTTTCTCAACTGCCGCGTTTATGGGGAATTCAACGGCAAAAACAAACCACCAATCCTCGCACCGGTAAAATTCGTTTAGAAGTCGTCAAAATTGACCCCAACTCTTGGCTCGGTCGCCATCATCTCCTGTTTCAACTTGGGTTTCTCTTTGTCGGTTTATGCCTGAGAATGTTATTTTTAGACTCCCATCGTCTGCTGTTAGCCGCTTTTCTGAGTGCCACCATCTTAGCCAGTATCCTTGTCGGCTATTTATTCGCGGGTAAAACCTGGTGTCAATACATTTGCCCCATGGGCCCAGTTGAATTATTCTACACAGGCCCCAGGGCATTATGGGGCAGTCCCGCCCATGAAAAAACCACCTCTAAAATCACCCAATCCATGTGTCGGACAATGGATGAAACCGGGAAAGAAAAAAGCGCTTGTGTCGCCTGTAAATCCGCTTGTTTCGACATTGACGCAGAACGCAGTTATTGGGACTCCTTAAAAGATTCAGAGCGCAAGTTTTTCCATTATGGCTATGTAGGATTAGTGGTTGCATTTTACTTGTATTACATTTTCTATGCTGGAGATTTAGACTACTTTTACTCTGGATCTTGGACTCACGATCCGGAGCAAGTGCAAAGACTATTTACTCCCGGCTTTTACCTATTTAATCTAGCCATTCCCATTCCCCGATTAATTGCCGTTCCTCTGACCTTCGCAGTCTTCGCTTTAGCAAGTTATGCCATCTTATGCCGCCTCGAAAAAGCCTACAAAGCTTATTGTCTGCGCCGCGATCGAGAATTTTCAGCAGAAAAAGTTCGTCATCATGTATTTTCTGTTGCTACCTTTGTCACCTTTAACTTTCTATTTGCCGTGGGAACCCATTCGACTTTAGAGTTATTGCCGGAATACGTTGAATGGGGTCTTCAAGCTCTCGTTCCCCTGTTAAGCGCCGGGTGGTTATACCGAACTTGGAATCGTTCCTTAAGCCTCTACCATAAGGAAAGTGTCGCGAGTAGTTTACGTCGCCAACTGAGTAAATTGAAGATTAATTTTCCTGAATTTCTGGAAGGACGTTCCCTGGAAGATTTGAAAGCCCAAGAAGTGTATGTTTTGGCTAAAGTTTTACCCGGATTTAGTCAGGAGTCGAAGGTGCAGGTTTATCAGGGGATTTTACGGGAAATGTTAGAACAGAAGATGACCAATTCTGAGCAGTCTTTGGAGCTGTTAACTAGGGTGCGGGTATCTTTGGGCATTGAGGAAGAGGTACATTTTAGACTGCTCTCTGAGAATTTAACTAATAATTCAGACGGTGCGTTATGCGGAAATATGATTGATTTGTAA